GCAAACAGGATGCCGCCGCGATCGTACCAGTCCTCAATGCCCTTGACCCGCAGGGCGGATTGATCCAGCGAAAACTGTCCGCGTCGTCGCTGGGCGGTGTTCTCAATCTGGCGTCGCTTGCGTTGGCGAGTGGGTTTTGGGGGCGCGAGAAACATTAGTCTTCCGCTTCTACCTCGTCGTCTGGCTCGGCGTCTGCTTTTTCCGGCTCCTCCAGGTCAAACGGACGCGCATAGATTGAGCCGTCTTCGTTCTCCTGCACGTCGTAGCCATATTTGTGCAGCGTGTTGAGCGCGGCGTTGTAGTCGCTAGTGAAGCCGATGTGGCGGGCGATCAGCGAGAGTGCGGTGTTGTTGCGCTCGTGCAGCTTGATCTTGAGGCTGACCCGTGCTTCACCCTCTTCGCTGTAGGAGGTGTTGCAGGAGATCTCTTTAATGCCCAAGACTTTGTAGCGTGGCAATTTCTTCAGATCTTTCAGCGTCAGCGTCCCGTCTGACTGGACGTCCGCTACTTCAGTAATGTCTACGTTGCTGGACTCGACCCATTCTTTCGCACGTTCCAGAACCCAGTCGTGATCGACCTGATAGCGCAGCATGAGCGATCGCTGGAGATCCCGCAGGTATCGCTTGAAAACCGGACGCGCAAACAACCGGCTAGCCGCTGCCGCCAATGAGTCAGCATCCCCCCGGTAGCCAGCCTTACGGTAAGCATCTGTCTGGGTGCAACCGCCCTGAAGATAATGGCGGGCAACCCATTTCTGTTGCTCCGTGAGGGGCGATCGCTCCAGCACGAGTTCGGCGATTCGTTGCTGAACATTAACATTTCCTAACAGTCCACCCGCAATCCTCACCAGGTCTGCGTCGCTGTTGTGGCGATAGCCCGCACGCCGGGCCGCTTCAATGTTGTCAAAGTCTTCAACGTATTCGGCACAGAACCGGTCTTGCAATTGGTTCAGTGCCCGTGGCTTGGGAGGCATGGGCAACAGCGCAGAGCTAGATCAACCCGCTGGGGCCTTGTTTTAAGATTATCGTACCCAGAAGCTCGATCTAGCGTGCTGTTGCGCCGCAGCAGAGGATTTAAAACTTCAAGCCTCACCATTGAGTAGTGAAAACAAGTCGGTTTGCCCGCACGGATCGATCGCAGCTTTACGCTGATCCTTGATCTGCGGATGGCGTAAGTTTTGCGGATTGCAAACCGTCAAGTAACGACTGCCAACTTTGACAACCGGCTCAGGCTCAAAATACCGGACTGTGCCTCTGCGCCATTTGCCACCAAGGAATATCTCGACATTGACGCGGTAGCCCCAACTTACTCCTGTGTTTGCGCCTGTCGTTGAAGCTGGAGATCTCAGTCCAGACGATTGCTTTACGATCGCAGGGGAGATCTCCTTAGGAAGGGCAGCAAGCTCCGAGTCTGACCGATCTCGGTCAATGCGCTCCGCCTTCATTTCGCCGTATTGGCATACTGCATTATCGCAGACTCAATCGCCCGGTCAGAACCGAGGTCATGGAAAAGATCCGCCCCTTTGCTGCGGAACATATTCTCCAATTCTCGCGATATGTTGCGAGCGCTATAGGAGGGGGAATTTAGTTGCTCATAGGACAGATCAACAGGCTTTGCATCGGTACTCTCGCCCCAGCGCGCCGCCGATCCGGTGCCAGCAGGTTTAGGTGAGAGGAAACCGGGCTGAACATCGAAGCGGTAGAGTATCCATGAACTTGTCCCTTGAGAAAGCTTTCGCCACCTGCCGACACCACATCGGCATCATCAATGAAGTGGTCAACCTGCGGGGTACGCTCAAGAGCATTGAAGCGATCGCTAAACTTCTGACCGATGCCAGGAGCGTTATAGGTTCTGACGTTGGAGATCAGATCTGGGTATTCCGTGAATTGAACCACCTGCCACGCGGTCATGCGGCTGCGCTCTACCGCTGGGTCTGGCTTATTTTGCTCCAGTAAGTCGAGTTGCCCAGGATGCTTGCGTTTTCGTCAACCGCTTGGCGAGTGGGTGGTGCACTCGGGTGAAAACCAAGCGATAGTTGTGCGCGGAAATCTGGAAGGGTGTTCAATGTGTAGATCAACATGCCTGCTGTCTACCTGCGGGTGATTGGTTCCGTGAGTTTGGATCGCCCTTTCCCAATGGTTAGCAGCGTACTTTACCTCAACGCCTGCCGCTAACAACCCAGTGGTGGAGCCGCCAGCTCCACAGAAACCATCAATCGCCGTAATGCCGCTACTACTGCCCATCAATTCTCCTCCAGTCCCGAACACCACACCGCCGTGCCGATCGCCAGCCCAGATGTGACGATCGCCCCTCTAATGAGCATTTCGACAGAATCGTGCGCCGTGAGCAAAATCCCGATGTACGTGATCAACAGAACAGACAGCGTGTACGACCAGCAGTCGTCGGGACGCTGCGTCAAAAGACGCTGCCCATAGAACTGCTGGATAATCGCGTGACACAGACGCATCCCTATCCTTACCCTCCTTGAACGCAAAAATCTCTGAAGCCATTGGGCGATCGCCCTTACACGAGATGCTGCGCCGCACCCCCAACTCCATCACCTCAAACCCCAGATCTCGGTAGAGCTGCACAATCCGATGGGTTGCGGCATTGCTTACGAGCACCGGGCCGGGGTGCTGGGCAAGATGTCGCGCCAGCCGCACCTGATCGCCCCAGCCAAACGCGCCGCTGTAGCCCACAAATCCGTCGCCCGCTTGCCCCTGATGCTCAACTCCCAACAGCGACAACTGCTCAACGCTGTCGTCCGCTACCGAGTCGTACGGCGGATCAGCATAGACAAAATCCGTCGGTACAAGCTGCACAGCGGCAAAATCCGCACTGGTAAACACCCAGCCCTGCATGGGCGATCGCCACGGTGAAAAGTCCTCACGGTAGTTGATCTTTCGGTAATGCCCGTAGGGCACGTTGTAGACGCCAGATTTGGAAAACCGCACTAGCCCGTTGAACCCGGTGCGATTCAGGTAATAGAGCAGCAGGGCAGACTCTAGCGTCCAGTCCAGCCCACTGGCAATCAGGTGATTAAAGCGATCGCGATTTTGGTAGTACACCGCTTCGTCGTTTTCAACTTTAGTTTGGACTAATGGTGAAGAGGAAGGCAGTCAATGAGAAGCACCGACTGCCGTAAGGTCAATGAAGTACAACCAACATTGACCCCATGATTTTCAACGAACTTCAGCAATTTCGCCAAACGTTGTATGCCAGCTTGGGAAACGCCAGAGATGCCCTGTTTGATCTGATGGATGCCGTGTTAGTGAGTGCGTGCATCGTGTCGTTTGTGAGGCTATCGCAGAGTCCTGTCTTTCGTCGCCAGTGGTCGAGCACCTATGAAGCGTTGCGCGATAGCCGCCTACCCCGATCAAAGGTGCTGAAGCTGTTGGTGCAGCAGATACCGACTCAGCAGCAACCGTTGTTGGCAGGTGATGCGAGTCGGTGGAACCGTCCTGCTGCCAGGCGTTTGAAAGACCGCACCTTATCAGGCAGAACAGGACATGCCCCGATAGCCGGACAAAACTACAGTACCTTAGCCTGGATTGCTGAAGACAGGGGCAGTTGGGCATTACCATTGCGGCATGAGCGCATCACCAGCTTTGAAACACCCGCCAGTAAAGCGGCATTCCAACTCAAACAAGTGACTCGGCAGTTAGCGGTGCGTCCGTTGGCGATCTACGACCGAGGGTACGGCAATGCCAGTTTTGTCAACCAAACGGCAGGGATTGAGGCAGACTTGCTGCTGCGGGTTACATCCAATCGATGTGTCTATGGCGCGCCCCCAGCGTATCGAGGGCGAGGCGCACCTGCCAAGCATGGACATAAGATGAAACTCAATGACCCTGACACTTGGAGTGTCCCGGTCGAAACCGTTGAAGTCGATGATCCCAACTGGGGACGAGTGCGGGTCAGTCGTTGGAGTGCATACCATTTCCGCAAATCCCCCAAACGGGCAATGGAAGTGTTGCGCGTGGAGGTGCTGGAGACACAGAGCAGCACGCGACGCTTGGCTCCTTTGTGGTTAGTTTGGCTGGGTGAGCAGATGCCTCCGTTAGAAACCCTGTGGTTGCACTACCTCCGTCGCTTTGCCATTGAACACTGGTATCGCTTTGCCAAGCAGAGGCTATATTGGACACATCCCCAGTTCAGTTCTGTATCGGCAACCGAACAGTGGAGCAGCCTGATGCCGTTGCTCAGTTGGCAGTTGTGGTTAGCGCGAAAGGACTGTACTGACCACCCCTTGCCCTGGCAGGCACCGCAAGAAACGTTGACTCCGGGTCGGGTCGCACAAGCGTTTGCAGGCATTTTGGCAGCGATTGGCACCCCTGCTCCTGCGCCTAAACCTCGTGGTAAATCGCCAGGACGAGGCAAGGGGCACAAGCCAACTCCTCGTCCCTGCTATCCGATGGTCAAAAAACGAGCCTCGAAACGCAAGACATCCGAACAATCCCTGAACAGTCCGGTTGCAACAGCAGCTTAACTGCGAGCAGGATTGTATCCAATTCCTTAAGTTCAACTGTTATGAACGGTTGAGCAGATTCTTTATGGCATCCTGTTGAGCATTATTGTGATGCCAGTTAGTCCAAACTAAAGTGGGAACTCACTCAGCAAATCCTGGGTCGCTCGTGATCGAGTGGTGCATAACCGGGTTTGCGATCGCCCACTGCTTTTGCGGTAAACTGTCGTACCAAGGCAAAGACTGTCACACCAAGGTATAAACTGTCGTACTAAGGCAACCTGTAGGCAAACTGTAGACAAGCTGCGAGTTCATCCCATTCTTGCTTATGAACCCAACTCAAAAACGCTTTTTAACTTGGCTGGGCTGCTCTGGTGCAGTGGCGCTGGGGCTGGTCTTGCCAAAGCCGCTGCTGGCACAAACGGTGCCCATTCGAGAACTGATTTTCTCCAGCACACAGACGGGTGAGATGGTTCCGCCGGACGACTTGGACTGCGGCTGTACGGGATTAGGCGATGGGCTGGCGGTGCTGACTGGCTCAGACGCAGAGGGCGACATGGCGATCGCCCTGCGCGGTTGCGACTGTGCTGGATGCCGCTTTATTGCCCGCCAGGAGATGCAGCGCCAGTTGCAGGCGAGTATCTCGATTCCGGTGCAACGGGTGGAGTAGTTTTCTGGAGTGCGTTGCTGAATTAACCAGCAGGATTAACTAGCGGGATCAGCCAACGGGTGGGAAGCCTGGGTCGCATTCAAGCTCGCCGCTAGCTAGCCCTGCTGCAAAATGTTGGCGATCGCCGCCTTCACATCTGAATACTGATACGCAAAACCAGCCTCCTGCGTGCGCTTGGGGAGAACCTGCTGACCCTCCAGCACGACTTGGGCCGCGTCTCCCAGCAGGGCTTCTAGCGCAAAGGCAGGCACAGGCAGCCAGGAGGGGCGACCCATCACCTGGCCAAGCGTTTGGCAAAATTCCGCCATCCGCACCGGGTTGGGGGCCGTGGCGTTATACACTCCCGACAGGCTGGAATCGGTCAGAGCCTTCAGGATCAGGTTCACCAGATCTTCCCGGTGAATCCAGGAAAACCACTGACGGCCCGTGCCCAGCGGCCCACCCGCAAACAGACGAAAGGGCGTGAGCATTTTACCCAGTGCGCCGCCCATGCCCAGGACAATTCCCGTTCTCAGGATCACGACTCGCGTACCGCTGGTCTGGGCCGATTCCGCAGCGGCCTCCCACGCCTGACACACCTGCGCCAAAAAGTCATCGCCAGAGGCGCTGCTTTCGTCGAAGGTGGCGGTTTCGCTGGTGCCGTAGTAGCCGATGGCAGAGGCGTTAACCAAGACGCTGGGCTTGGGGCTTGCCTGGGCGATCGCCTCTACAATCTTCTCTGTTCCTACCTTGCGGCTATCGAGAATTTCCTGCTTGCGCTCCGGGGTCCAGCGCTCGTCGGCAATACCCGCGCCCGCCAAGTTCACCACGCCATCGCAGCCGGAAAGCACCTGCTGCCACTCGCCCGACTCCAGCGGCGTGTATTCCACCACGTCCACATTGGGGAACGCCGCCTGGGGAAAGACGCGATCGCCGTGTGCTTTGCTGCGGGTCAGCGCGATGACGCGATGCCCCTCTTCGAGCAACCGTTCAACTAGCCGCGTTCCTACAAATCCGGTCGCCCCGGTCACTGCAATTTTCACGATGCCTCCTCTGCCGAGGGTGTGCGGAAGTTCTGTTGGGTCCCACGCGCCATCGGGTTCGCTACGATTCTTAGTATATCGGCGTATATCAGCAGTGTATCGGCCGAGGTTCGCTCAGCAGAACCCGCTGTCAGAATGACACGAAGGGCTGAATGGCTTTGCGAGACAGCGCAACATTGAGAACCCCAGCGGCGATCGCCAGCATCAGCGCACTCTCGCCACCCAGCAGCAGCAGCAGCGTCGGGTTGCCATGCAGCGTCCAGCCCGTCTCAAGCTGCGCCAACCCCCGCACCAGCGCAAAGGCCAGCACCGCGCCCGCGCTGAGGTGAGGATTTTCGCCCTGGCGCACCACGTAGCGATAGGTCAC
The Thermoleptolyngbya sichuanensis A183 DNA segment above includes these coding regions:
- a CDS encoding DNA cytosine methyltransferase, yielding MGSSSGITAIDGFCGAGGSTTGLLAAGVEVKYAANHWERAIQTHGTNHPQVDSRHVDLHIEHPSRFPRTTIAWFSPECTTHSPSG
- a CDS encoding terminase small subunit, whose product is MPPKPRALNQLQDRFCAEYVEDFDNIEAARRAGYRHNSDADLVRIAGGLLGNVNVQQRIAELVLERSPLTEQQKWVARHYLQGGCTQTDAYRKAGYRGDADSLAAAASRLFARPVFKRYLRDLQRSLMLRYQVDHDWVLERAKEWVESSNVDITEVADVQSDGTLTLKDLKKLPRYKVLGIKEISCNTSYSEEGEARVSLKIKLHERNNTALSLIARHIGFTSDYNAALNTLHKYGYDVQENEDGSIYARPFDLEEPEKADAEPDDEVEAED
- a CDS encoding DNA adenine methylase yields the protein MYYQNRDRFNHLIASGLDWTLESALLLYYLNRTGFNGLVRFSKSGVYNVPYGHYRKINYREDFSPWRSPMQGWVFTSADFAAVQLVPTDFVYADPPYDSVADDSVEQLSLLGVEHQGQAGDGFVGYSGAFGWGDQVRLARHLAQHPGPVLVSNAATHRIVQLYRDLGFEVMELGVRRSISCKGDRPMASEIFAFKEGKDRDASVSRDYPAVLWAASFDAASRRLLVVHAVCSVDHVHRDFAHGARFCRNAH
- the thyD gene encoding thylakoid membrane protein ThyD is translated as MKIAVTGATGFVGTRLVERLLEEGHRVIALTRSKAHGDRVFPQAAFPNVDVVEYTPLESGEWQQVLSGCDGVVNLAGAGIADERWTPERKQEILDSRKVGTEKIVEAIAQASPKPSVLVNASAIGYYGTSETATFDESSASGDDFLAQVCQAWEAAAESAQTSGTRVVILRTGIVLGMGGALGKMLTPFRLFAGGPLGTGRQWFSWIHREDLVNLILKALTDSSLSGVYNATAPNPVRMAEFCQTLGQVMGRPSWLPVPAFALEALLGDAAQVVLEGQQVLPKRTQEAGFAYQYSDVKAAIANILQQG
- a CDS encoding NF041680 family putative transposase; the protein is MIFNELQQFRQTLYASLGNARDALFDLMDAVLVSACIVSFVRLSQSPVFRRQWSSTYEALRDSRLPRSKVLKLLVQQIPTQQQPLLAGDASRWNRPAARRLKDRTLSGRTGHAPIAGQNYSTLAWIAEDRGSWALPLRHERITSFETPASKAAFQLKQVTRQLAVRPLAIYDRGYGNASFVNQTAGIEADLLLRVTSNRCVYGAPPAYRGRGAPAKHGHKMKLNDPDTWSVPVETVEVDDPNWGRVRVSRWSAYHFRKSPKRAMEVLRVEVLETQSSTRRLAPLWLVWLGEQMPPLETLWLHYLRRFAIEHWYRFAKQRLYWTHPQFSSVSATEQWSSLMPLLSWQLWLARKDCTDHPLPWQAPQETLTPGRVAQAFAGILAAIGTPAPAPKPRGKSPGRGKGHKPTPRPCYPMVKKRASKRKTSEQSLNSPVATAA